Within Planococcus citri chromosome 2, ihPlaCitr1.1, whole genome shotgun sequence, the genomic segment TTCAACAGAAACTTGTTCCTAAacgtttcatcttttttaacGAATTTCCAAATGCCACTAGTTTTTATATTTGGAAATTCTCTGACAGCTGTAGTCTGACTGCATTCTTCTTTGAATTCTTCATTTAGAACAGAAAAAACCGTTttcgcaaatatttttttcgccattcCGGAAGTGTTTTTGGTGAAGATGAAAATACCCATATAATCATTTGCATTCATGGAATTAGGATAAAGCCTTAACGTCCATTGAACTTGAGTATTCGTAACAGATGGAAACGCAGGTGAATGTAATAGTTTTCCTTTGGcttcgagaaaatcaaaattttcgattgtcCAAACGTATCTTGCTTCATCATAGAGGACTTTCGTGTTACACGCATTTAATTTGCAAACTGAATCACAAAGACTAGACGACATGTTATGACAAACGAATCAACACAACGAAAATCAAgcgattttttcatccaaaaattatgaTCTGATCACGGTCTTCGATCCGTCCAATTATCTAGaatcagaaaatcattttcaccGATATAATTCTCTATAATATTCTTGTCAGTTTTACaattcatcagaattttttttcattcacagtAAATCAGAAATCCACAAATTGCATGCTATCGAGTTCTTCATGCTAAAATAATCTTTAATACATTAtgtaataggtatgtatgtatagaTTTATGAGatgattatttttcgaatacAGATTACAGATTATTATGTTTAGTGGGGAGCGGGTCCCGGGGCGAGGGACCCTTTCTTCGTAGACGAAAAATTCACCTCTGCATTAGAAAATGCTCTTATAAATGACCGACCATCTTTGGAATAGCTAAAAACAACATGGCGTGGCGTTGGTTTGTAAAAATAATAGTTTCAGCTAGAAAATTTGGGTACGAAGTTTGTAATTATTACTTCaacagggtatctaacggaaTTCACAACCCTTCAAAAGACATTTCGAGAGAATCCTCATTCCCCTTCTCCCTCGACCCCAAGctattttctccaacttttatTATTGTGTCATTCGGAGAACTCCGCATTTGGACATTAAtgcgacatttttcaatttcaaagcagTATCAAAatgaagcgaaggcaaaagctccCACAAATTCACAAATTCAAGATATAAATAAcaaagtattattatttttgatgtcaaaaattaatttggatggCCCAGCCCTACATGTTTCATATttgaacattgatttttttgtaaatttcaattttgaacaagaaaaaTTGGTGCAATTTACTGTTACTTCAAAAAGGGGGATTAGCACGATAAACAATTTAATGACGATAAAAGAGAGGTTTGCACGAGAGAAAAATGTgtttcacaacaaaaaaatgtatttcaccATTCCATAAGAAACGAACGACAAATTAGGTGATTTCTACAATAtctcgtatgtacctacctcaTACATAGAAAGAActacaataatttaaaaattttcactagaaGTTTCTAACAGAATGAACGATAAATGAAGCGATGTCCACGATAGATAAAAGTATAAATCGAACAACAAACTACGCGATTTCAACGATGTAAATAGAAAATGAAGTTACATGGCaaactttaaaacaaaaagaggactgtTCAGGCATACTAGGCAAAAATCAgtgcttttgaatgttttggcaaaaaaacacgaattttttagcaattttgacagaaatttgactgttttatcaaaaaactacttctagagaattttgacaaaaaacattacaatttttcgtcaatCTCACCAAAGATTGACATTCTCtgatagatttgaaaaaaaaaaactgatttcttgAGTCTTAACAAaaccaggatttttttttgcaattttggcaagaacagaaatatttaaaaatttaaccagaaatgggaattttttgaaaactttgacgaaaattaacactttttaacaattgtgccaaaaatgggaacttcttgactattttgcaaaaaattcacgctttttgatatttttttcttcaaaaattaacactGTTTGACAACTTTTCCGAAAATGGACATTTTCGTGTATGCACAACATatatttcaatcttcaaaaatgcaaaaatgcaGCTCAAAACGGTCAATTTAtgtcaacgatttttttcctcgtaaagCATCATAAAAAAGACGCCGAATTACACCATCGATCtgaatttggatcaaaattgcTGACATTTCctttgttttatcatttttatttaaaaacgtaGAATTGCgtaattttgggaacccctccTTCATCTTCATCTCACATTCGGTTTACAATTTAGTGTCctaacaaaaagttgaaatttagaaatcaaatgaattttcagttttgtagaaaacattttaatgtttcAATACTCTTATTCAATAAATATTTACGTAATTTCCAAGTTGGAAATCGACTTTCAGGCTCACTCAATCAACCACGACCTGACGACCAccaaattaaaatcattcagCCGGTTGAATCGccttcatttttcataatataatTTTGCATTCGCAGTAATGAATATGTGAACAGCCATTATGATTTTCAATGGGTTTTCGGATCACTTGGAGCAAAGGGTTCAAATAGACAACtacataaattcaaattttgaatcattttcaaattaaagtttcactctgaataatatttttactttgaaacaCAAGACCATCAATACACAGATATTACAGAATTGAAACAAATACAAATATCAATAAACTATTCGAAAATAAGATAAGATACAGTttgatatttcatcattttgctaTATTTACATTGTAATATGGGTTTATTCAAAAACCgtatcaattaaaatttcaaataattttaaaattacggTTTCACTCTGAATAacatttttactttgaaaaacaaGACCATCAATACTCAGATATTACAGAATCGAAGCAAATtacaaataccaaaaatttattcgaaaataagaTAAGATACAGTTCGATAATTCGTCATTTTGCTACATTCACATAAAATGAGTACAAAGTACTTAGGGTACCAAATTCAGTCAGTTGTTTGGCATACTCGTATTTCGTCGAGCTAAAGCCAAACATAGTACTTCATCGACTAACTCGAAGTTCGATCGAATACTCTTCCAGCCTTCGGTAGCCAACACTTCGGTCGGTTTCGAAGCAATAAATTTGATCACTTCGTTTTTGAGTTCTTTGACACCGTGCGTATCTGCTAACGCCAAAACATTCGCAGCATTTTCAACCGACAATCCTTCGAGTAGGGTTTTGGCGCTCATCATTTTTAACTGATACAAATCGTATTTATCCGCCGCTGCCAATAATTCCCCCGCCAACATCTTCAAATTCGAGCTTTTCCCAgtataaatgtatttcaacatttcaccaaCAACTGCTTCGTTTATATCTTCAATATCTATACGATTTAGCTGGCTTTCTATTGTATTGTGTTTGAACATGGCACGAAAAACTGGACTACGAGCAGCTAAAACAGTCTTGTGAGCAGGATAATCTTTACCCTTTGTAGAAATGATGACGTCCGTtaattcttgattttcaaacaatgaTACGAAGTTTTCGGAGAAGTTACATTCGGGCACCTCGAGGTGAAATTCACTTTGATGAGAACAACTTTCGATGAAATCTTTCACATCGGAAAACTTTATTTCGCAACGAATCCTCAATGTATTGTTCAACAGGATCTTGTTTCTaaacttttcgtcttttttaaCGAATTTCGAAATGCCATGACTTTGCGTTCTAATGTTTGGATGTGGAAATTCTTCGATGGCCGTTGTGTGATTGTATTCTTCTTTGTATACTTCATTTAGAATAGAAAAAACCGTGTTCGCGAATATTTTGTTAGTGTTTTCAATGCTGCTTTCTAAACTTAAGTAGAAGAAAATACCGATATGATCATTGGCATTTATGGAATTAGGATGAAGCAACAGCTTCCATTTAACTTTACTATTCGTAACAGATGGAAACCCAGGGGAATGTACGGGTGTTCCGTTGGCCTCAAGAAcgccgaaattttcaattgtccAAACGTATCTTGCTTCATCGTAGTGGATTTTTGTGTTACACGCATTTGATTTGCAAACTGAACCACAAAGACTCGACATGTTGCGACAAACGACTCAACAAAACGAAAATCAAGCGagttttcatccaaaaattatgaTCCGATCAGAGTCTTCGAGCTGTCCAATTACCTAGaatcagaaaatcattttcaccGATATAATTGTCTATAATATTCTcgtcatttttacatttcatcAGGATTTTTTATCACAATAAATCAGAAATCCACAAATTACTATTGAGTTCTTCatgttaaaataattttaaacacaTTATGAGTAGATTTATGAGatgattatttttcgaatacatATTACAGATTATTATGCTTAGGAAGTGGAGAGCGGATCCCGTGGCGAGGGACCCTTTCTTTGTAGACGAAAAATTCACCTCTGCGTTAAAAAATGCTCATATAAATGACGACCATGTTTAGAATAACTAAAGATAACATGGCATGTCGTTGGTTTGTATAAATAATAGTTTCAGCTAGAAAATTTGGGTATGAAGTTTGTAATTATTACTTCACGGAATTCACAAcccttcaaaaaacatttccagAGAATTCTAATTCCCCTTCTCCCTCGATCCCAAGCTATTTTCTCTAACTTTTTTTGTGTCATTCGGAGAACTCAGCATTTGGACATTAATGTgacacttttcaatttcaaagcaatttaatattctcaaaatttacaacagtaagaaataggtaagtaagaaaatgatattatttttgatgtcagaaattgatttttgttggtCTTGCATTAtttaaatttgaacaataatttttttgcgaatttcaatattgaacaagaaaagaaaaatttagcaCGATAGCACTGGTGGAATAGTCTTAGTACGATAAGTATACAAACGACAAATTAGGTGATCTCTATAATATCTCATATGTGAAGCTGTATGGCAAACTTCGaaacaaaacgaaaactttTTAGACATGCGAGGCAAAAATCAGTGCTTCTTGGACGTTTTcgcaaaaaaagcacaattttgcaattttagcaaaaattatgaCAACTTGACTGTTATTTATCAAAGAACTActtcaagaaaattttgaaaagaaacattacaatttttcgtcaatCACAATCtcatcaaaaattaacactctctgataaatttgataaaaagctagaattttttgcgttttaacaacaccaacaattttttaagcaattttggaaagaacaagactatttaattttttttcagaaatggacatttttttgaaaattttgacaaaatggacattttttagcaattatgtCAAAAATGAGCACTATcaactattttaccaaaaaattgacgctttctggcattttttttttcaaaaatcaacactctttgacaaattttcagaaaattgaaatttttgtgtatgtatgtacatcatTATGTTTTATTCAACAGTTCTTAAATTGGTAgaagaaacttcaaaaatgaaaaaatcctgcccaaaatggtcaattttttgttcttgtAATGCATCATAAAAAAGACTCCGAATACACCATCGATCTGAATTCGGATCAAATTGCTGATATTTTCCTcgttttacaatatttttgtataaaaacattgaatttcttcattttgggAACCCCCTCCAACCTCCATCATCTTCATGACACATTCGGTTTACCATAAAGTGTCCAAACAGAAGGATGAAATTCTggaatcaattttggaattttcaattctgcAGAAAAAATTCTATGTTTCAATATTCTTATTCAATATCTGAATATTGGTTCACGTAATTTGGAAGTTGGAAATTCACTTTAAGGTTCACTCAATCAACCACGACCACCAAATTCAAATAATACAGCCGGATAAAtcgtattcatttttcatcataataatGTATGCAACCGtatcaattcaaattttaaatcattttcaaattaaagtttcattctgaataatatttttactttgaaacaAAAGACCATCAATATACATATCTATTACAGAATTAAAGCTAGATAattaccaataccaaaaaactATTCGAAAATAAGAGATGATACAGTTCGATATTTCGTCATTTTgctacatataggtacatacatgatATGAGTACAAACTAGGATACTAAATTCAGTCAGTTGTTCGATAAACTCGTACATCGCTGAGCTAAAGCTAAGCATACTTCATCGGCTAACACGAAGTTCGATCGAATACTCTTCCAGCCTTCTGTAGCCAACACTTCGGTTGGTTTCGAAACGATAAATTTGATCACTTCGTTTTTGAGTTCTTTGACACCGTGCATATCTGCTAACGCCAAAACACTCGCAGCGTTTTCAACCGACAATCTTAAGAGTAGGGCATTGGCGCACATCATTTTCAATCGATACAAATCATATTTATCGGCCGCTGCTAATAATTCTCCAGCCAACTTCTCCAAATTCGCGCATTTCCCAGTATAAACGTATCTCAACATTTCAACCACAACTTGTTCATCAATATCTTCAATATCTATACGATTTAGCTGGTTTTCTTTTGTATTGTGTTTGAACATGGCTAGGAAAACTGGACTACGAGCAGCTAAAACAGTCTTGTGAGCGGGATAATCTTTACCGTTTGCAGAAATGATGACGTCCGTTAATTCTTGATTTTCGAACAATGATACGAAGTTTTCGAAGAAGTTACATTTGGGCACCTCGAGGAGAAATCCACGTTGATGAGAACAACTTTCAATGATATCTTTCACATCGGAAAACATTACTTCGCAACGAATCCTCAATGTATTGTTCAACAGGAACTTGTTTCTaaacttttcatcttttttaataGATTTAGCACAGCCACTGGGAGGTCCGGATACCGTTTTTGGAAGTGGAAATTCTTTGACGGTTGTAGTTTGATTGTATTCCTCTTTGTATTCTTCATTTAGAATAGAAAACGTCGTTTTCGCAAATATTTTTTCCGTCGTTTCAAAGCTGCTGCTTGCTGTACTTAAGGAAATAACAAAACAGATATGATCATTTTCCGCATGTACTGTGAAATTAGGCCAAAGCAGTAACTCCCATTGAACTTGAGTATTCGTAATAGATGGAAACACAAGTGAAGTAAATCTCCCTCCTTTGGCCTCGagagaactgaaattttcaattgtccAAACGTATCTTGCTTCATCGTAGTGGATTTTTGTGTCACATGCATTCGATTTGGAAACTGAACCGTAAAGATTCGACAACATGTTGGAACAAACGAATCAACACAACGAAAATCAAGCGATTTTTCATCCAACAAATATGATCTGATCACTGTCTTCGATCTGCCCAATCAcctagaaacaaaaaatcattttcaccgATGTATAATAGTCTATAATATACTGGTCgtttttacatttcaaattcTACATATCAGGATTTTGTTCACAATAAACCAGAAATCCGCAGATTAGATTACTATTACGTACTTCTTGCAGCGTAATTGCATAGA encodes:
- the LOC135835117 gene encoding speckle-type POZ protein B-like isoform X3 is translated as MSSLCGSVCKSNACNTKIHYDEARYVWTIENFGVLEANGTPVHSPGFPSVTNSKVKWKLLLHPNSINANDHIGIFFYLSLESSIENTNKIFANTVFSILNEVYKEEYNHTTAIEEFPHPNIRTQSHGISKFVKKDEKFRNKILLNNTLRIRCEIKFSDVKDFIESCSHQSEFHLEVPECNFSENFVSLFENQELTDVIISTKGKDYPAHKTVLAARSPVFRAMFKHNTIESQLNRIDIEDINEAVVGEMLKYIYTGKSSNLKMLAGELLAAADKYDLYQLKMMSAKTLLEGLSVENAANVLALADTHGVKELKNEVIKFIASKPTEVLATEGWKSIRSNFELVDEVLCLALARRNTSMPNN
- the LOC135835117 gene encoding speckle-type POZ protein-like isoform X2, with product MLSNLYGSVSKSNACDTKIHYDEARYVWTIENFSSLEAKGGRFTSLVFPSITNTQVQWELLLWPNFTVHAENDHICFVISLSTASSSFETTEKIFAKTTFSILNEEYKEEYNQTTTVKEFPLPKTVSGPPSGCAKSIKKDEKFRNKFLLNNTLRIRCEVMFSDVKDIIESCSHQRGFLLEVPKCNFFENFVSLFENQELTDVIISANGKDYPAHKTVLAARSPVFLAMFKHNTKENQLNRIDIEDIDEQVVVEMLRYVYTGKCANLEKLAGELLAAADKYDLYRLKMMCANALLLRLSVENAASVLALADMHGVKELKNEVIKFIVSKPTEVLATEGWKSIRSNFVLADEVCLALAQRCTSLSNN